One genomic region from Phoenix dactylifera cultivar Barhee BC4 unplaced genomic scaffold, palm_55x_up_171113_PBpolish2nd_filt_p 000046F, whole genome shotgun sequence encodes:
- the LOC103713546 gene encoding uncharacterized protein LOC103713546 isoform X4, with product MIAKISRGELSAKAQIILSGSSNTGTTSSMVAAICYAWLLENREKEQGGSGVVAPVVSMKRGRMLKQKQAAWLFFHLGIDASALLFSDEVDLEGLMLARQLSILVIGQDVLKTNSEVGSLCTVLTDNYCEEAYDLLETPNLKKLLLAGILLDTQNLNSAAKFFTNKDAEAVQLLLVGSAPSQRHELFEQLMQDHRESTFLEALRQNYGKPFNEDNYGSGESREQRTSTTKSASISPQEVNIPTTGSESIG from the exons ATGATCGCGAAGATCTCTCGCGGGGAGTTGTCTGCCAAGGCCCAGATCATACTCTCCGGATCCTCAAACA CAGGCACAACAAGTTCAATGGTGGCAGCCATTTGCTATGCATGGCTACTTGAGAACAGGGAGAAGGAGCAGGGTGGCAGTGGAGTGGTGGCACCAGTGGTGAgcatgaagagagggaggaTGCTCAAGCAAAAGCAAGCTGCCTGGCTCTTTTTTCACTTGGGGATTGATGCATCTGCCTTGCTCTTCTCTGATGAG GTGGATCTGGAGGGTCTAATGCTGGCCAGACAATTAAGCATACTTGTCATCGGGCAAGATGTTCTGAAAACTAATAGCGAG GTGGGATCACTGTGCACAGTTCTCACAGATAATTACTGTGAAGAAGCCTATGATCTGCTTGAGACACCAAATTTGAAAAAACTTTTG CTTGCAGGTATTCTTTTGGATACACAAAATCTGAACAGTGCTGCTAAATTTTTTACAAATAAGGATGCAGAGGCGGTACAATTGCTTCTGGTTGGCTCTGCTCCCAGCCAGAGACATGAACTATTTGAGCAAT TGATGCAAGATCATAGGGAAAGTACATTTCTTGAAGCTTTGAGGCAAAACTATGGGAAGCCTTTTAATGAGG ATAATTATGGAAGTGGAGAATCTCGTGaacaaaggacctcaacaaCGAAGTCAGCATCCATTTCTCCTCAAGAAGTTAATATACCAACAACAG GTTCTGAATCAATTGGGTGA
- the LOC103713546 gene encoding uncharacterized protein LOC103713546 isoform X2 produces the protein MIAKISRGELSAKAQIILSGSSNTGTTSSMVAAICYAWLLENREKEQGGSGVVAPVVSMKRGRMLKQKQAAWLFFHLGIDASALLFSDEVDLEGLMLARQLSILVIGQDVLKTNSEVGSLCTVLTDNYCEEAYDLLETPNLKKLLLAGILLDTQNLNSAAKFFTNKDAEAVQLLLVGSAPSQRHELFEQLMQDHRESTFLEALRQNYGKPFNEDNYGSGESREQRTSTTKSASISPQEVNIPTTAKQKPTPAPAPAPAPTLAPVKAQEIASRGKNKFFLAKWFGFGSK, from the exons ATGATCGCGAAGATCTCTCGCGGGGAGTTGTCTGCCAAGGCCCAGATCATACTCTCCGGATCCTCAAACA CAGGCACAACAAGTTCAATGGTGGCAGCCATTTGCTATGCATGGCTACTTGAGAACAGGGAGAAGGAGCAGGGTGGCAGTGGAGTGGTGGCACCAGTGGTGAgcatgaagagagggaggaTGCTCAAGCAAAAGCAAGCTGCCTGGCTCTTTTTTCACTTGGGGATTGATGCATCTGCCTTGCTCTTCTCTGATGAG GTGGATCTGGAGGGTCTAATGCTGGCCAGACAATTAAGCATACTTGTCATCGGGCAAGATGTTCTGAAAACTAATAGCGAG GTGGGATCACTGTGCACAGTTCTCACAGATAATTACTGTGAAGAAGCCTATGATCTGCTTGAGACACCAAATTTGAAAAAACTTTTG CTTGCAGGTATTCTTTTGGATACACAAAATCTGAACAGTGCTGCTAAATTTTTTACAAATAAGGATGCAGAGGCGGTACAATTGCTTCTGGTTGGCTCTGCTCCCAGCCAGAGACATGAACTATTTGAGCAAT TGATGCAAGATCATAGGGAAAGTACATTTCTTGAAGCTTTGAGGCAAAACTATGGGAAGCCTTTTAATGAGG ATAATTATGGAAGTGGAGAATCTCGTGaacaaaggacctcaacaaCGAAGTCAGCATCCATTTCTCCTCAAGAAGTTAATATACCAACAACAG CAAAGCAAAAGCCAACACCAGCTCCAGCACCAGCACCAGCACCTACCCTTGCTCCAGTGAAGGCACAGGAAATAGCTTCTCGTGGGAAGAACAAATTCTTTTTGGCAAAGTGGTTTGGCTTTGGTTCAAAATGA
- the LOC103713546 gene encoding uncharacterized protein LOC103713546 isoform X5, whose protein sequence is MVAAICYAWLLENREKEQGGSGVVAPVVSMKRGRMLKQKQAAWLFFHLGIDASALLFSDEVDLEGLMLARQLSILVIGQDVLKTNSEVGSLCTVLTDNYCEEAYDLLETPNLKKLLLAGILLDTQNLNSAAKFFTNKDAEAVQLLLVGSAPSQRHELFEQLMQDHRESTFLEALRQNYGKPFNEDNYGSGESREQRTSTTKSASISPQEVNIPTTAKQKPTPAPAPAPAPTLAPVKAQEIASRGKNKFFLAKWFGFGSK, encoded by the exons ATGGTGGCAGCCATTTGCTATGCATGGCTACTTGAGAACAGGGAGAAGGAGCAGGGTGGCAGTGGAGTGGTGGCACCAGTGGTGAgcatgaagagagggaggaTGCTCAAGCAAAAGCAAGCTGCCTGGCTCTTTTTTCACTTGGGGATTGATGCATCTGCCTTGCTCTTCTCTGATGAG GTGGATCTGGAGGGTCTAATGCTGGCCAGACAATTAAGCATACTTGTCATCGGGCAAGATGTTCTGAAAACTAATAGCGAG GTGGGATCACTGTGCACAGTTCTCACAGATAATTACTGTGAAGAAGCCTATGATCTGCTTGAGACACCAAATTTGAAAAAACTTTTG CTTGCAGGTATTCTTTTGGATACACAAAATCTGAACAGTGCTGCTAAATTTTTTACAAATAAGGATGCAGAGGCGGTACAATTGCTTCTGGTTGGCTCTGCTCCCAGCCAGAGACATGAACTATTTGAGCAAT TGATGCAAGATCATAGGGAAAGTACATTTCTTGAAGCTTTGAGGCAAAACTATGGGAAGCCTTTTAATGAGG ATAATTATGGAAGTGGAGAATCTCGTGaacaaaggacctcaacaaCGAAGTCAGCATCCATTTCTCCTCAAGAAGTTAATATACCAACAACAG CAAAGCAAAAGCCAACACCAGCTCCAGCACCAGCACCAGCACCTACCCTTGCTCCAGTGAAGGCACAGGAAATAGCTTCTCGTGGGAAGAACAAATTCTTTTTGGCAAAGTGGTTTGGCTTTGGTTCAAAATGA
- the LOC103713546 gene encoding uncharacterized protein LOC103713546 isoform X3 produces the protein MGTTSSMVAAICYAWLLENREKEQGGSGVVAPVVSMKRGRMLKQKQAAWLFFHLGIDASALLFSDEVDLEGLMLARQLSILVIGQDVLKTNSEVGSLCTVLTDNYCEEAYDLLETPNLKKLLLAGILLDTQNLNSAAKFFTNKDAEAVQLLLVGSAPSQRHELFEQLMQDHRESTFLEALRQNYGKPFNEDNYGSGESREQRTSTTKSASISPQEVNIPTTAKQKPTPAPAPAPAPTLAPVKAQEIASRGKNKFFLAKWFGFGSK, from the exons ATGG GCACAACAAGTTCAATGGTGGCAGCCATTTGCTATGCATGGCTACTTGAGAACAGGGAGAAGGAGCAGGGTGGCAGTGGAGTGGTGGCACCAGTGGTGAgcatgaagagagggaggaTGCTCAAGCAAAAGCAAGCTGCCTGGCTCTTTTTTCACTTGGGGATTGATGCATCTGCCTTGCTCTTCTCTGATGAG GTGGATCTGGAGGGTCTAATGCTGGCCAGACAATTAAGCATACTTGTCATCGGGCAAGATGTTCTGAAAACTAATAGCGAG GTGGGATCACTGTGCACAGTTCTCACAGATAATTACTGTGAAGAAGCCTATGATCTGCTTGAGACACCAAATTTGAAAAAACTTTTG CTTGCAGGTATTCTTTTGGATACACAAAATCTGAACAGTGCTGCTAAATTTTTTACAAATAAGGATGCAGAGGCGGTACAATTGCTTCTGGTTGGCTCTGCTCCCAGCCAGAGACATGAACTATTTGAGCAAT TGATGCAAGATCATAGGGAAAGTACATTTCTTGAAGCTTTGAGGCAAAACTATGGGAAGCCTTTTAATGAGG ATAATTATGGAAGTGGAGAATCTCGTGaacaaaggacctcaacaaCGAAGTCAGCATCCATTTCTCCTCAAGAAGTTAATATACCAACAACAG CAAAGCAAAAGCCAACACCAGCTCCAGCACCAGCACCAGCACCTACCCTTGCTCCAGTGAAGGCACAGGAAATAGCTTCTCGTGGGAAGAACAAATTCTTTTTGGCAAAGTGGTTTGGCTTTGGTTCAAAATGA
- the LOC103713546 gene encoding uncharacterized protein LOC103713546 isoform X1 encodes MIAKISRGELSAKAQIILSGSSNSTTSSMVAAICYAWLLENREKEQGGSGVVAPVVSMKRGRMLKQKQAAWLFFHLGIDASALLFSDEVDLEGLMLARQLSILVIGQDVLKTNSEVGSLCTVLTDNYCEEAYDLLETPNLKKLLLAGILLDTQNLNSAAKFFTNKDAEAVQLLLVGSAPSQRHELFEQLMQDHRESTFLEALRQNYGKPFNEDNYGSGESREQRTSTTKSASISPQEVNIPTTAKQKPTPAPAPAPAPTLAPVKAQEIASRGKNKFFLAKWFGFGSK; translated from the exons ATGATCGCGAAGATCTCTCGCGGGGAGTTGTCTGCCAAGGCCCAGATCATACTCTCCGGATCCTCAAACA GCACAACAAGTTCAATGGTGGCAGCCATTTGCTATGCATGGCTACTTGAGAACAGGGAGAAGGAGCAGGGTGGCAGTGGAGTGGTGGCACCAGTGGTGAgcatgaagagagggaggaTGCTCAAGCAAAAGCAAGCTGCCTGGCTCTTTTTTCACTTGGGGATTGATGCATCTGCCTTGCTCTTCTCTGATGAG GTGGATCTGGAGGGTCTAATGCTGGCCAGACAATTAAGCATACTTGTCATCGGGCAAGATGTTCTGAAAACTAATAGCGAG GTGGGATCACTGTGCACAGTTCTCACAGATAATTACTGTGAAGAAGCCTATGATCTGCTTGAGACACCAAATTTGAAAAAACTTTTG CTTGCAGGTATTCTTTTGGATACACAAAATCTGAACAGTGCTGCTAAATTTTTTACAAATAAGGATGCAGAGGCGGTACAATTGCTTCTGGTTGGCTCTGCTCCCAGCCAGAGACATGAACTATTTGAGCAAT TGATGCAAGATCATAGGGAAAGTACATTTCTTGAAGCTTTGAGGCAAAACTATGGGAAGCCTTTTAATGAGG ATAATTATGGAAGTGGAGAATCTCGTGaacaaaggacctcaacaaCGAAGTCAGCATCCATTTCTCCTCAAGAAGTTAATATACCAACAACAG CAAAGCAAAAGCCAACACCAGCTCCAGCACCAGCACCAGCACCTACCCTTGCTCCAGTGAAGGCACAGGAAATAGCTTCTCGTGGGAAGAACAAATTCTTTTTGGCAAAGTGGTTTGGCTTTGGTTCAAAATGA
- the LOC103713546 gene encoding uncharacterized protein LOC103713546 isoform X6, with translation MIAKISRGELSAKAQIILSGSSNTGTTSSMVAAICYAWLLENREKEQGGSGVVAPVVSMKRGRMLKQKQAAWLFFHLGIDASALLFSDEVDLEGLMLARQLSILVIGQDVLKTNSEVGSLCTVLTDNYCEEAYDLLETPNLKKLLLAGILLDTQNLNSAAKFFTNKDAEAVQLLLVGSAPSQRHELFEQLMQDHRESTFLEALRQNYGKPFNEVKRL, from the exons ATGATCGCGAAGATCTCTCGCGGGGAGTTGTCTGCCAAGGCCCAGATCATACTCTCCGGATCCTCAAACA CAGGCACAACAAGTTCAATGGTGGCAGCCATTTGCTATGCATGGCTACTTGAGAACAGGGAGAAGGAGCAGGGTGGCAGTGGAGTGGTGGCACCAGTGGTGAgcatgaagagagggaggaTGCTCAAGCAAAAGCAAGCTGCCTGGCTCTTTTTTCACTTGGGGATTGATGCATCTGCCTTGCTCTTCTCTGATGAG GTGGATCTGGAGGGTCTAATGCTGGCCAGACAATTAAGCATACTTGTCATCGGGCAAGATGTTCTGAAAACTAATAGCGAG GTGGGATCACTGTGCACAGTTCTCACAGATAATTACTGTGAAGAAGCCTATGATCTGCTTGAGACACCAAATTTGAAAAAACTTTTG CTTGCAGGTATTCTTTTGGATACACAAAATCTGAACAGTGCTGCTAAATTTTTTACAAATAAGGATGCAGAGGCGGTACAATTGCTTCTGGTTGGCTCTGCTCCCAGCCAGAGACATGAACTATTTGAGCAAT TGATGCAAGATCATAGGGAAAGTACATTTCTTGAAGCTTTGAGGCAAAACTATGGGAAGCCTTTTAATGAGG TGAAACGACTTTGA
- the LOC103712266 gene encoding eukaryotic translation initiation factor 4B2-like, whose product MSKAWGGVGAWALDAERAEAEELEQAGAEEASSSAFGTAGTVLANEPAQSFPSLKEAAATKPKKKKHVAMPLSQFATSYIGGGRGESFSEPRGLTPDEMLRLPTGPRERSQEELEHGRLGGGFRNYGGGSRGGFPGRRSDDGEGSWSGAGGGRRSYGGFDEEPRRGPPARVSDLDLRSRADEVDNWAIGKKSFAPAPIDSGRSDRYSSLGSGGSSRAVEVDNWAAGKKPLPSRYPSFGSGFRDSRSPSDFDRWGRTGGGPLPNNEERPRLILDPPKGDVGAPSEPVRTRPSPFGFARPREEVLAKKGVDWMKIDSEIDSIKASRPTSSHSSRPSSAQSSRPGSPGSQAAAAADEAPKSRPKVNPFGDAKPREVLLQERGKDWRKIDLELEHCSVDRPETDEEKMLRIEINHLKALTNETEQNQNGKSAQLSAEDLSSLHEQILSKERDLEMLIRHLDDKVRFGQRATSNIRPSSGAGSSDSSSTRPPSQSGLSEESRSIDFTDRPRSRGGMGDIWSRPVDDRRGFHGGRERSFFDSRNMDRSMSRERW is encoded by the exons ATGTCCAAGGCCTGGGGCGGAGTCGGCGCCTGGGCGCTCGATGCCGAGCGCGCGGAGGCGGAGGAGCTCGAGCAGGCGGGGGCCGAGGAAGCTTCCTCCTCCGCCTTCGGCACCGCGGGCACCGTCCTCGCCAACGAGCCCGCCCAGAGCTTCCCCAGCCTCAAGGAGGCGGCCGCCACCAAgcccaagaagaagaagcacgTCGCCATGCCTCTATCGCAGTTCGCCACTTCCTATatcggcggcggccgcggggaATCTTTCTCCGAGCCCAGGGGCCTCACCCCGGACGAGATGCTCCGCCTCCCAACTGGTCCTCGAGAGCGCTCCCAGGAGGAGCTCGAGCACGGCCGCCTTGGCGGCGGGTTCCGGAACTACGGCGGTGGATCCCGTGGGGGTTTCCCTGGTCGCAGATCCGACGACGGGGAAGGTTCCTGGAGTGGCGCTGGTGGCGGCAGGAGGTCATACGGTGGTTTTGATGAGGAGCCGAGGCGGGGACCGCCGGCTAGGGTTTCCGATTTGGACCTCCGATCGAGGGCTGACGAGGTTGATAACTGGGCTATTGGGAAGAAATCCTTTGCTCCTGCACCGATCGATTCCGGACGCTCTGATCGATATAGCTCGCTTGGTAGTGGAGGTTCATCGAGGGCTGTCGAGGTGGATAACTGGGCTGCCGGGAAGAAGCCTCTCCCTTCCAGGTACCCCAGCTTTGGATCGGGGTTCAGGGATTCTCGTTCTCCATCCGATTTCGACCGGTGGGGGAGGACAGGTGGAGGACCTCTGCCCAACAACGAGGAGAGGCCAAGACTCATCTTGGATCCACCGAAGGGGGATGTGGGAGCACCGAGTGAGCCTGTGAGAACTCGTCCTAGCCCGTTTGGTTTTGCGCGGCCAAGAGAGGAGGTTTTGGCAAAGAAAGGGGTGGATTggatgaagatagattctgAGATTGATTCCATAAAGGCAAGCCGGCCGACTAGCTCGCATTCGAGCAGGCCTTCTAGTGCACAGTCAAGCAGGCCTGGGAGCCCTGGTTcacaagcagcagcagcagcagatgaAGCCCCCaaatctcggccgaaggtgaaCCCTTTTGGTGATGCCAAGCCCCGAGAGGTTCTGTTGCAGGAGCGGGGTAAAGATTGGAGGAAGATTGATCTGGAGCTAGAGCATTGCAGTGTTGACAG ACCTGAGACAGATGAAGAGAAGATGCTGAGAATAGAGATCAATCATCTGAAGGCACTGACTAACGAAACTGAGCAGAATCAGAATGGAAAATCTGCACAGTTATCCGCTGAAGACTTATCCAGTCTACATGAGCAGATACTTAGCAAAGAGAGAGACCTGGAGATGCTTATACGTCACTTGGATGACAAGGTAAGGTTTGGTCAAAGAGCTAccagcaacatcaggcctagctCTGGAGCTGGCAGTAGCGATTCATCCTCTACTAGGCCACCATCTCAGTCTGGTTTGTCTGAGGAGTCAAGAAGCATTGATTTCACGGATAGACCTCGATCCCGTGGTGGCATGGGAGATATCTGGTCCAGGCCTGTTGATGATAGACGAGGATTTCATGGGGGTAGAGAGAGAAGCTTCTTTGACAGCAGAAATATGGACAG GTCGATGTCTAGGGAGAGATGGTGA